The segment tgatgttgttgctgttgttgttgctgctgttgctggtGTTGTTGTTTGGCAGCAGCTGCAGCAGCGGCGGCAGCAGCCGCAGCGCTTATTTGTGATAATTGCGATTGTATGCTGttctgttgttgtttagttAAATGTTGCAGTTGAGGTGGTACCTTAGGATGGGAAGAATGCGATGATTTAGAAGACAAATCAACTTCTCCCCCCACACCACCGCCAGTAGAACTACTAGTAGCCGAACTGCTACTACCAGCCGAACTGGGGCCACTAACAGTACTGCCACCCGCTGAGCCACCCGCCACATGACTACCAGTCACATGAGGAGGTGGGGGTGGAGGCAAGTGAGGCAAATGCTGCAGAAAATCAGTTGGATTGACGCTGGGAAATTGTTGATCCATAAATGGTAGAGGTGAAATGCCAATATGATTTTTATAGTAACGACAAGCAGGACTGGGACATGATTGTACCACTTCTATAATAAACTCCTTTTCCATGCCAAAATTTTCACGGCCTATAGTATAAGATTCAATGACAGCTCTCACTGTGGCATCAACACTTAAATGCAGACCATGAGGACCGGACATATGCTTAAGCATAACAGCATTGGCAAAATGTTCAAAGGGCAAGACGATTTTGCCATTTTCACGCAAAATCAAACGTCCCTGGGTATCCAATGTCATGCGATTGGCCAAGACTCTGTTAAggaatatataaagaaaattcaattaaaatagttgcaatattcagttaaaaatatgtaaaatatcttAAGCTAAACGCAAAATTTCTATTAgtttaacaattgtttatacATAAAACATCCTTTAAACGtggatttttcttattaaactcACTGCAAATAAGCTGCACTGGGCAACATGGCATTATCTTTCAAATCGGTGAAACACTGCAACAACTCTGCACTGGGATTCCAGcccttattttgtaaatataattgcAAAAGCATATAGAGTTTTTCAGTCACATAACCGGCACCAGAAATGCCAGCAGCACTTGTGCCGGCCATATCACCCGTACCATGCGGACCGGCACTAGAGGGCGCAGACATGCCACCCACACCGGAAGGTCCAGCCCCCGAACCACTGGCGCCGGGTCCACCCTTAGATAAGGCCGCCTTCATTGTTTCCGATAAATCCAATTTATAATTGTCCGGATAGAAATTTTTTACGTGatcctttaatagaaaaacgaaaacgaaaaaacaacaacaatattacatTTCATTGTGCCCTCCTCATTTCAACAATATCCCACAAACAAACACACCAAATtattcattttcattaaaagctGCCTTGGGACGACGACTGTATTATGGCTGGCGGTGTTGGCGTTGGTGGCGGCGGCGTTGTTAGCGCCCGGTATTGGTGTCTCGCCCCTACCTTTTGCTAACAACCAAGGACTATTAGATCTAGcaattgttacaaattttctttaattctctctaatttttcataaattttatattttcgagGCTTTTCTATTCACGAAATCTCTAAATTTGCACAATTTTTCACTCGTTTTAATTGCAGTTttcttattgcaattttttctcttataagaaaattttcacttctttttttTCGCTGTCGTGACTTGAAAAATTTCTTGTAGATTCCTTAAAATACAGGATTTTTTTCTTCGccttctttttctttctttttctttaacttcaatcattgtgaattattttttcgcgATTTTTTGTCTTTGTGAAAAAGAGATGCacgattttttgcaaattaaacaaaaaaattgtttacatttcgCCAAGTGCTGCCAGATGGCGGAATGTTTGTGTGAGTAAATGGCCTTGAAATTGTTTGGGGCTTTTTGCTGCACTTTCAAGGGAAAGAGTTTGTTATTATGGGTTTATGTTATGGGTGGATGGAATTAATTATGAGAAGTTGTACTAACAAATTCTTACACACTACCATTGTTAGTATTGCTATTCTCGTTATTCCCACGAAGGAAAAGAGGAACAACAATTATGGTTTATAATGTGAGTAGTTGTTTTGTGCATTAAATAGGATTAcaataaatgtaaaacaaaaaaacttcaacAATATTGTAGTTCCTAGGATGTAAAGGTCTGTGTTtgcaaatatgtacattaatgttaaaaatatattacaaaatttctgtcgtcacaaaattttttaaaaacttcaacaaaaaattttataaaaaaaactaaaagcttaatatttataaaaaatatttaaaataaagcttaattttttttttaaaaatctctttatttcataacaaaaatattatttaatatttctttaatttgaacttttgtcaaaaaaatatttttacaaaattttttaaaaatttaaaatttataaaaatgaatcttttagttaaatataatatttaatataagttaatattaaaaaaataccaaatttatagaaaagttaattaacaaattaatcattctataaaaatacaatgtatagaaaattttctataaaaatacaatgtatagaaaattttctataaaaataaaatttatagaaaattttctataaaaataaaatttatagaaaattttctataaaaataaaatttatagaaaattttctataaaaataaaatttatagaaaattttctataaaaataaaatttatagaaaattttctataaaaataaaatttatagaaaattttctataaaaataaaatttatagaaaattttctaaaaaaataaaatttatagaaaattttctataaaaataaaatttatagaaaattttctataaaaataaaatttatagaaaattttctataaaaataaaatttatagaaaattttctataaaataaaatttatagaaaattttctataaaataaaatttatagaaaattttctataaaaataaaatttatataaaatttatagaaataaaaatacgatttatagaaaattttctataaaaatacaatttatagaaaattttctataaaaatacaatttatagaaaattttctataaaaatacaatttatagaaaattttctataaaaatacaatttatagaaaattttctataaaaatacaatttatagaaaattttctataaaaatacaatttatagaaaattttctataaaaatacaatttataga is part of the Lucilia cuprina isolate Lc7/37 chromosome 3, ASM2204524v1, whole genome shotgun sequence genome and harbors:
- the LOC111679960 gene encoding ell-associated factor Eaf, producing MKMNNLDHVKNFYPDNYKLDLSETMKAALSKGGPGASGSGAGPSGVGGMSAPSSAGPHGTGDMAGTSAAGISGAGYVTEKLYMLLQLYLQNKGWNPSAELLQCFTDLKDNAMLPSAAYLQVLANRMTLDTQGRLILRENGKIVLPFEHFANAVMLKHMSGPHGLHLSVDATVRAVIESYTIGRENFGMEKEFIIEVVQSCPSPACRYYKNHIGISPLPFMDQQFPSVNPTDFLQHLPHLPPPPPPHVTGSHVAGGSAGGSTVSGPSSAGSSSSATSSSTGGGVGGEVDLSSKSSHSSHPKVPPQLQHLTKQQQNSIQSQLSQISAAAAAAAAAAAAKQQHQQQQQQQQQQHHQQQQQQAAVAAAAAAAAAQQQQQQLSALIQQQQNRALAQQSLEKFSTLSALEKQRVLSQLDPKHFDPTTMAVAAAAANLQMQGLMQSQAAAVAAAAAAAGQNSAAQSAAAVSAAAMGLPNASPNPGVPIVPPPHHNIHHPLPPPPQSPTAHSASGSSSGSAAAMGRHDSSPSTSEHSVQQIVQKNVETLRASLESLESNKDLLALHNIAWSSTDVNGREGWPLGQEKIIRIFAELMRNMARMKTYIRPSMCKPYGKQSEALQKTLLDTIQIVQSLRNSLPPPHIQVSSWKSESEGTSNLQGGGNGAVGGVVGMGNPPSGSPMMGVGNGATLMGNMTPQRMENLSNSI